In a genomic window of Magnolia sinica isolate HGM2019 chromosome 16, MsV1, whole genome shotgun sequence:
- the LOC131228877 gene encoding uncharacterized protein LOC131228877: protein MTRRRASSRRRARSSDDARRRQIPDPKCLFVGNLPFSCSTEDMLKIFQKYGRIAEVFLPFFPSTSKPRGYGFVRFFYEDDARAAMGVLDGQRIDGRQLFVKNARPKPTQRPKSSHSLLFFKQKEQGNYRRLSEGSSRGSRHPLMERVASFDGSSHRRTRSEFQKPASDFKELRRRPSSQLKIQDSRFQIHN from the exons ATGACAAGGCGCCGTGCCTCCTCTCGGAGGAGGGCTAGATCTTCTGACGACGCCCGTCGGAGGCAAATCCCAGACCCGAAATGTCTTTTCGTTGGTAATCTTCCTTTCAGCTGTTCGACAGAAGACATGTTGAAGATCTTCCAAAAATATGGAAGAATTGCAGAGGTTTTCCTTCCATTTTTCCCTAGTACGTCTAAACCCAGAGGATATGGTTTTGTACGTTTCTTCTATGAAGACGATGCTAGGGCAGCCATGGGCGTCCTAGATGGGCAAAGGATCGATGGCAGACAACTTTTTGTGAAGAACGCCAGGCCGAAACCCACTCAGCGCCCAAAATCCTCacattctcttctcttcttt AAGCAGAAAGAGCAGGGGAACTATCGCAGGCTCTCGGAGGGTTCGAGCAGAGGCAGCCGTCACCCACTCATGGAGAGGGTGGCCTCCTTCGATGGCTCATCTCACCGTAGGACGAGGTCTGAGTTTCAGAAGCCTGCGTCTGACTTTAAGGAGTTGAGGAGGCGCCCTTCTTCCCAACTGAAAATCCAAGACTCCCGCTTTCAAATTCACAACTGA